A window of Blautia argi genomic DNA:
CATCAAAACCGGCAGAACAGGTACAAACAGGGGACAGCACAGATATAAAATTGCATGTAATGATTCTTTCCCGCCACCGGCACTAAGAACAGCGCGGGCAACAGCAGGAAAGCGGTACAGACCAGCCCCCAGGGTATGGACACCTGCTGGGCTACCAGCCCCACAATAGGCCCGCCGATGATCTGCCCGAAAGAGTCCAGCTGTCCGCTGGTGGAAAAGACTGTGGCGCGCATTTTCTCATCCACATGGTCGTTCATCCAGGCGGCCAGCACAGGCTCCTTGATGGTGCGCATAAGCCCCGCCAGCAGGAACACCAACAACATGAACCAAAAGCTCCGCCCCACCGCGAAGAGAACCAGGCACAGGATATACCCGGCGCTGGTGGACATGACCACACTGGTTCGGCTGACAGTCCCTTTTTTCTCCATGCGGGCGATGAGCAACTGAGAAGCCAGAATACCTAAGCCGCTGCCGATAAGACTGATAACACCGAACCAAGTGACGCTGTTCAGCGGCCCGATAACGGGTATTACCGTGTCATCCAGAAAATGAGCGGTGGAGAGCCGGTCAAAGCCTTCACTGGCAAGTCCCCCGCATAGTGTGATTGCTAAGAGCGCCAGCAACACAGGTGCGCCTTTCACAAAGCCCAGGTTGAGCTTGAACAGGCAGACAAAGTCTTTAAGCAAGCCCTGCCGTTCCTCAATAGCAGGGGAGAAGTTGGTTTCTGGCATGATGCGAACCAACACCAGCCCCAACAACAAGCACAAACTGCCCCCCAAGATGACAGGCATTTGCAGGTTTATGTTTCCCAGCAGTGTGCCCAGCACCACGCCCAGAACGCCGCCGATTTGCCCCATTTGACTGCCCCGCAGGAACACCTTGTCTATGGGTTTGTCCTCTTCCTCCGAGGCAATCCACGCCTCCAGAGCGCCGGTGATGAAGGTATCACCGCAACCCCAGACAACCTGGGCCAGCAGAACCGGCGCGAACCACGGTAGCGCACCCTCCATCAGAAAGCCCAGGCCGTAGAGGAACATTCCAATCAGCACCGAGCGCCGACGGCTATACAAATCCGCCACCACACCGGTGGGTATCTCGAACAGAAAGCAGGAGGTCTCCAGAACCGTCCCTACCAGGACAAGCTGGAAAGCATCCAGCTGCACCACCTCCAGGTGGTACACGATGGAAAGCACTGTGGACATATTGAAAGATGCAAAATGATGTTTGATAAGGAGTATTGTTTGTAATATTTAAGATTAAACAAGATGTCCAACATTACAATTCTTGTTTCGTCGGTATTTCTCCTGCAGATTCGCTGACTGATCATATGTTTCCACTCATAAGGTGTAGCGCAGATGATCAGAATATTTCTTAAAGCATGGGGGAGGGCATATCCGGCAGAATCATGATGAAATCCCACAGAACACAATTCCTGATAACATCTGAGATCCGATAAGCAGCTTTGCAGATAGAGATCAATGTATCTCTGTTCGGAAAAAAGGATTTCATATGGGATCGCAAATGCAGCTTTTTCTGAATAGTTGCTATATTGCAGAGATGCACTCATGAAATTTACTTCATTTTGATGACGGGTGATCTGTGCAAGAAAACGTCTGCTTGCCCCTACGATCGCAACGGTGATCACCGTAAATTTCTGTACAGTTGGGTGAGGAAGGCTGGCAATCCGATCTACGGTTTTATCTGTAAAAGATTTCTGATAAAGAGCCATAAGATCATCCATGTTTTGAATGGAATGCCCCTGTTGGGTAACCCCAGCTTAAAGAGCTCCTTACAAATTACGGAAAGATTGCCTTAATCTGGTTTGATACGCCGCTCAGTACAACAAAAGAGCAGAGCCGTGAACTGTTTGATACGATAAAATCCATTCAGCCGGACTGCATTGTAAGCGGAAGAATTGGAAATGATTTAGGAGAATATATGACAACCAGTGATAACTTCCTTCCACGTCTTTCCTACGAAGGAGACTGGGAGCTTCCCGCTACCTTAAACGATACATGGGGATATAAAATAGAAGATGAAAACTTTAAAAATCCGGATGAAGTTATCCGCCTGCTTTTAAAAGTAGTGAGCAGAGGGGGGAATTATCTTCTGAATATCGGCCCTGACGGAACAGGAGCAGTACCAAAGGGAAGCTTGGATGTTTTAAATGAAGTAGGCAAATATGTAAAAGAAAACGGCGAGGGAATTTTCAAAACAAAGGCAATGCCATATTAACCTTATGAATTGGACTGGGCGGAGCTTACCAGAAAGGAGTATAAGCTCTATGTGCATGTATTGAAGAAAAGAGAGTATATCGAACTTCCCAATATTGCCAATCATTCTGTAAGCGCCAGAGTTCTAAAGAATGACAGAGCTTTAGAGCCACAGAATACATTAAACTGTGAAGGAACACCTACCATAGTTATTCATCTGCCGAAGGATATGTGGAAGGAAACAAATTACTGTGTGGAAATCAGTCTTCAGGAAGAAGACTTGGAATTCTTGTCCTTATAATGTCGAAGAAATTCCTCCTGTTCCTTGTCTGAACGTTCTTTATCAAAGCTTGTCTTGAGGGATTTAACCGCCAGTTACGAAAAGTCACAAAATCCAAGACTGTATTTCCTTCTGATGCAGTCTGTTGAAAATGCTGTATCTGGCGATGACGGATATCACAAAAAAATGGACTGGTCATCGTCAGGACTGGGGTCAGATTCATTCACAGCTTGAAATATTTTTTGAAGAAAGACTGTCTGGATTATAAGCAGCGGCAAGACAAAAAGGGCTGGTAAAGCCAGTCCTTCTTGACATGTCCTGAAACTGCATTATAATACAAGAAAGGGCAGAACCCAAAAAAATCGGCTCTGCCCAAAGTAACTAACAACATATCTTATATCAGTTTTTCAATTTACACAAAACTTGAAACGGTTTCATATAGATGTTGGCGGTATATCCTTCGGCAAACTCTATCAGGTCAGCGTCAATTTCAAAGCTGTTAATCAATATATTGAATGATGAATACGGAATATTTGCACATAGAACGACAGTCACAAAAGATATTGCGGCTCTTCAGGAGTTTGGAATGGACATTGTTACTATCCATTCTACTCAGAGCAAATATTTTGTAGCCAGCCGTAAGTTTGAATTGCTGGAATTGAAACTGCTGATAGACGCAGTGGAGTCATCGAAGTTCATTACAAAAAAGCGAAACTCTGATTGAGAAGATACATACGATGACCGGTCCGGGACAGGTGGCAAAGTTGAAGCGTAATAATTATGTGTTCAATCGAATTAAGCCGGATTAAAGAAAAAGGTTCTGAAGAATAAGGGCGAAATTTATAAGCTCAGTCCGTATAAACTTCTCTGGTGTGGGGACTATTATTATGTTCTCAGGCGAAAAAGTCCTTGTGGATTTACGGTGTGATAACAGCCTGATGAAAACAACGCTGATACAGAGAAATTGGCTCCTTGGTTATAGAATTGCAAGTGAAGAATTGCAGGGTGAGGATAGGGCAAAATATGGAGCTGAAATTATAAAAAAGTTAGCAAAAGAATTATCGGCTGAATATGGAAAAGGTTATACAAAGTCGAATCTATATAGCTTTTATTCTTTCTATAAGACCTATCCTGAAATTTTCCAGACACCGTTTGGAAAATCTGTTGGACTACTGTCTTGGTCGCATTATGCAGCATTATTACAGGTTAAAGATGAGGCAGCTCGTGATTGGTATGAGAAAGAAGCAGTAGAACAGACTTGGAGTGTCCGTACTTTGCAGAGAAACATTTCTTCTCAGTATTATTACCGTATGCTCAAGACACAGAAAAAAGAGCTTGTAGAAAGTGAAATGAAGGAACTGACAGCACCGTATCAAAATGATAAGTTGGAGTTTATCAAAAATCCGGTAGTTGCAGAGTTTTTAGGATTTTCTCAGAATACAGATTTTACAGAGAGTGACCTTGAGAAAAGTATCCTTTCCAATTTGCAGAAATTCTTGATGGAGCTTGGAAAGGGATATGCTTTTGTGGCAAGGCAACAGCACATTCATACGGAGAAGCAGGACTATTATATCGACCTTGTATTTTACAATTACATACTGAAATGCTTTGTCCTCATCGACCTGAAAACAGAGAAGATAACACATCAAGATGTAGGACAGATGGATATGTATATCCGTATGTATGATGAATTGAAACGTAGTGAGGGTGATAACCCAACAATCGGTATTGTTCTTTGTTCCGATACAGATGATGATATTGCCCGTTATTCTGTTATGCATGGCAATGAACAATTATTTGCTTCCAAGTACAAATTATACCTGCCGACAAAAGAAGAACTGAAAGCGGAGATTGAAACTCAAAAGGCAATGTTTTATCTTCAGCAGCAGGATAGTGAAGAAAAAGAAACAGAATAGAATTTGTGCAGACGGTCTGCACAAATTGCAAAATTAAAGTTCGTTGAACAAAAAAGCCTTTATGGGCGGAAATTTTCAATGAAAATATTGAAGAATATGTATCACTTCCTACTGCTATTTTCGGCAAAGGAGATTTCTTCATATTAAGAGCAAGCGGTCAGTCTATGATTGAAGCTGGAATTGATGACGACGACCTTGTGGTTGTCAAAAAGCAGGTGGAAGTCAATGAGGGCGATATAGTAGTTGCCCTTGTGGATAATCAGAATACATTGAAACGTTACTTCCGAGATGATGAGAATAAGAAAATCATTCTCCATCCGGAAAATAAGAAGATGAAAGACATCATTTGTAGATGAATGCTGCATTCAGGGTGTGGCTTGTCACATCATCAAAGAACTATAACAGAGGACAGACGAATGAGAACACTTGAAGGAATTCGCTATCTAATCAATTTGGATAGTGCGGAAATACAACAGAACTTTAAAGTTAAGAGATAAGTGTAAGTAAAAAGAAAAAGGAGAGAACGAAATGAAACTGACAATGAGTGGAATCAAAAATCGTGAATTATGGGAAAAAGCAGGAATTAAACTTCCTAAATATGATGTGGAAAAGGTTTGCCAAAAAGCGAAAGAGAAACCAGTCTGGGTGCATTTTGGAATAGGGAATATTTTCCGCATTTTTATCGGAGGCATTGCAGACGGACTTCTGGAAGAGGGAGAATTAGACAGAGGTATTACTTGTGTAGAAACCTTTGATTATGATGTTGTAGACAAAATTTATGAACCATTTGATAATCTCGGTTTGAGTGTTCTGTTACATGGAAACGGCACACGAGAATATAAAGTACTTGGTTCCTTGGCGGAAGCAGTTAAAGCGATTTCTTCAGATTCCGCTCAATGGAAACGGTTGAAGGAAATTTTTTGTTAGTCCTTCGTTACAAATGGTTACTTTTACTATCACGGAAAAAGGGTATGCATTACAGAAGGCGGATGGAACAAGGTTCCCATTTGTAGAATCCGATATTCAGAATGGACCGGACAAAGCAGTTGGCGCAATGGCAATTGTGACAGCAATGCTTTATGAAAGATATAAAGCAGGAAAGTATCCGTTAGCTTTGGTATCTATGGATAACTGTTCTCATAATGGAGCTAAACTTCGCGAATCAGTAATGGTAATGGCAGAGGAATGGAAAAAAGCCGGATTTGTAGAAGCAGGATTTACCGATTATGTAAGTAATGAAAAAGTTGTTGCTTTTCCATGGACCATGATTGATAAAATCACTCCACGTCCGAGTAAACAGATTGCAGATGATCTGGAGGCATTAGGAGTAGAAAATATGCAGCCGGTAATTACCGGAAAAAGAACTTACATAGCTCCATTTGTAAATGCAGAAAAACCACAGTATCTGGTAATTGAAGATAGTTTTCCAAATGGCCGTCCTGCTTTGGAAAAAGGTTTTGGAGTTTATATGGCAGATCGAGAAACAGTAAATTTATCAGAACGTATGAAAGTAACAGTATGTTTAAATCCAGTACATTCTGCGACAGGTCCTCTTGGTGTGGTTTTGGGATACGATTTATTTGCTCATATGCTGAATACGAATGCAGATATGCTGAAAATGGCACGCATGGTTGCATATGATGAAGGACTTCCGGTAGTGCCGGATCCGGGAATTCTTTCCCCTCAGGAATTTGTAGATGAACTTTTCAAGGATCGCTTCCCAAATGAATATCTGGGAGATACAAATCTTCGTCTTGCTGTAGATGTGTCACAAATGGTAGGTATCCGTTTTGGTGAAACAATCAAAGCGTATGTGGCTAAATACGGAGATGCTTCACGATTGACAGCAATTCCTCTTGGAATAGCAGGCTGGCTTCGTTATATGTTGGGTGTAGATGATTATGGAAAGAAATATGAACTTGCCCCGGATCCGATGAAGGAAGAAATTCAGGACCAGTTAAAAGATATTGTGGTAGGACAGCCTGAAACCTTTAAAAATCAGTTGAAACCAATTCTTTCTAATGAACGTATTTTCTTTATAAATATTTATGAAACAGGTCTTGGTGAAAAGATTGAAATCATGTTCCGTGAAATGATTAGCGGACCGGGGGCGGTAAAGGAAACCATTCATAAATATGTAGGAAGGAAAACTGGACAATACTAAAACCAAAAAGGCTGCATAGAAAATACAAAATATCTCGTATTTTCTATGCAGCGCATTTTTTACTGATAAAATCCGGAAATAACTCAGAACTTAAAGGTATCCTTAAGCTGTGCCCATTTCTGATCCTTGTCGCTTAAATTCAGAGCAGTGCCGTCCTCCAGAGTATATCCCCTGGCAGAAGCAGTTCCCTGATATTCACCCTTAAGCTG
This region includes:
- a CDS encoding alpha-L-fucosidase gives rise to the protein MWFDTPLSTTKEQSRELFDTIKSIQPDCIVSGRIGNDLGEYMTTSDNFLPRLSYEGDWELPATLNDTWGYKIEDENFKNPDEVIRLLLKVVSRGGNYLLNIGPDGTGAVPKGSLDVLNEVGKYVKENGEGIFKTKAMPY
- a CDS encoding PDDEXK nuclease domain-containing protein, which codes for MFSGEKVLVDLRCDNSLMKTTLIQRNWLLGYRIASEELQGEDRAKYGAEIIKKLAKELSAEYGKGYTKSNLYSFYSFYKTYPEIFQTPFGKSVGLLSWSHYAALLQVKDEAARDWYEKEAVEQTWSVRTLQRNISSQYYYRMLKTQKKELVESEMKELTAPYQNDKLEFIKNPVVAEFLGFSQNTDFTESDLEKSILSNLQKFLMELGKGYAFVARQQHIHTEKQDYYIDLVFYNYILKCFVLIDLKTEKITHQDVGQMDMYIRMYDELKRSEGDNPTIGIVLCSDTDDDIARYSVMHGNEQLFASKYKLYLPTKEELKAEIETQKAMFYLQQQDSEEKETE
- a CDS encoding LexA family protein, with the protein product MFGKGDFFILRASGQSMIEAGIDDDDLVVVKKQVEVNEGDIVVALVDNQNTLKRYFRDDENKKIILHPENKKMKDIICR